The following are encoded in a window of Massilia sp. R2A-15 genomic DNA:
- a CDS encoding urate hydroxylase PuuD, which yields MEVFGYLTPYILDWLNLVLRWLHVITGIAWIGASFYFVWLDNTIRPPAPGSDLAKKGVSGELWAVHGGGFYNPQKYLVAPAELPKELHWFKWEAYSTWLSGFALLTIVYYFNAQAMMVDKSVADLSSLQAVGIGLGSLLVGWTVYDLLCRSKLGQHDGAFGVVMFAFLVASAWVLNKYLSGRAAYIHVGAMIGTIMVANVLMLIIPGQRKMVDAMAAGGKPDPIHGLRAKQRSVHNNYFTLPVLFIMISNHYAMTYRHEHAWAVLATIMAAGVLIRHFFNLRHKGRTEYIYPAAGVALLLALAVAIAPKAPAAAPQVQFSQVQAIVAQRCASCHSDHPTQPGFAAAPAGIALNTAEGIHHNAARIYQQAVQLKAMPLANLTNMTDAERAQIGAWFEAGAK from the coding sequence ATGGAAGTTTTCGGCTATCTGACCCCCTATATCCTCGACTGGCTCAATCTCGTCTTGCGCTGGCTGCACGTCATCACCGGCATCGCCTGGATCGGCGCCTCGTTCTACTTCGTCTGGCTCGATAACACGATCCGTCCGCCGGCGCCCGGCTCCGACCTGGCGAAGAAGGGCGTGTCGGGCGAACTGTGGGCGGTGCACGGCGGCGGCTTCTACAACCCGCAGAAGTACCTGGTGGCCCCGGCGGAACTGCCGAAGGAGCTGCACTGGTTCAAATGGGAGGCGTATTCCACCTGGCTGTCCGGCTTCGCGCTGCTCACCATCGTCTATTACTTCAACGCGCAGGCGATGATGGTCGATAAGTCGGTGGCCGACCTGTCCTCGCTGCAGGCGGTGGGCATCGGCCTCGGCAGCCTGCTGGTCGGCTGGACCGTGTACGACCTGCTGTGCCGCTCGAAGCTGGGCCAGCACGACGGCGCGTTCGGCGTGGTGATGTTCGCCTTCCTGGTTGCCAGCGCGTGGGTGCTGAACAAGTACCTGAGCGGGCGCGCGGCCTACATCCACGTCGGCGCGATGATCGGCACCATCATGGTGGCGAACGTGCTGATGCTGATCATCCCGGGGCAGCGCAAGATGGTTGACGCCATGGCGGCCGGCGGCAAGCCCGATCCGATCCACGGCCTGCGCGCCAAGCAGCGCAGCGTCCACAATAACTACTTCACGCTGCCGGTGCTGTTCATCATGATCAGCAACCACTACGCGATGACCTACCGCCACGAGCACGCATGGGCGGTGCTGGCGACGATCATGGCGGCGGGCGTGTTGATCCGCCACTTCTTCAACCTGCGCCACAAGGGCCGCACCGAGTACATCTATCCGGCTGCCGGCGTGGCGCTGCTGCTGGCGCTGGCCGTGGCCATCGCACCGAAGGCGCCGGCCGCCGCGCCGCAGGTGCAGTTCAGCCAGGTGCAGGCGATCGTCGCGCAGCGCTGCGCCTCGTGCCACTCGGATCATCCGACCCAGCCCGGCTTCGCCGCGGCGCCAGCAGGGATTGCGCTGAACACGGCGGAAGGAATCCACCACAATGCAGCGAGAATCTACCAGCAGGCGGTGCAGCTGAAGGCGATGCCGCTTGCGAACCTGACCAACATGACCGACGCCGAACGCGCGCAAATCGGCGCCTGGTTCGAAGCCGGCGCCAAATAA
- a CDS encoding ArgE/DapE family deacylase: MQAQEKLTSWIDAHFDEEVAFLQKVIQIPTDTPPGNNAPHADAVADMVAGFGWSAEKHAVPAQAVHDYGMESISNLIVRRPYAAGGPTIALNAHGDVVPPGEGWTKPPYGGVVEDGFIYGRAAAVSKCDFATFIFAVRALEAAGVPLKGGVELHFTYDEEFGGLLGPGWLLEQKLTKPDLVIAAGFSYNIVTAHNACLQLEVTVHGKSGHGAMPETGHDALQAATRILNAIYNELPELKKIKSKVAGIDSPTMLVGRIDGGTNTNVVPGKVVLKLDRRMIPDEDPVEVEAHVRALIENAVAGQPGIRVEIKRLLLSHALRPLPGSDKLVASLQKNGREVIGEEITAQGTPLYADARLYGEHGIPAVLYGAGPRTVPESNAKKADERLALEDLRKATKVVALTLLDFLAA; encoded by the coding sequence ATGCAAGCACAAGAAAAACTCACCAGCTGGATCGACGCCCATTTCGACGAGGAAGTCGCGTTCCTGCAGAAGGTCATCCAGATTCCGACCGACACGCCGCCGGGGAACAACGCGCCGCATGCCGACGCGGTTGCCGACATGGTGGCCGGCTTCGGCTGGAGCGCCGAGAAGCACGCGGTGCCGGCGCAGGCCGTGCACGACTACGGCATGGAGAGCATCAGCAACCTGATCGTGCGCCGGCCGTACGCCGCGGGCGGCCCGACCATTGCGCTCAACGCGCATGGCGACGTGGTGCCGCCGGGCGAGGGCTGGACCAAGCCGCCGTATGGTGGCGTGGTCGAAGACGGCTTCATTTACGGCCGCGCGGCCGCGGTGTCGAAGTGCGATTTTGCGACCTTCATCTTCGCCGTGCGCGCGCTGGAAGCGGCCGGCGTGCCGCTGAAGGGCGGGGTGGAGCTGCACTTCACTTACGACGAAGAATTCGGCGGCCTGCTCGGCCCGGGCTGGCTGCTGGAACAGAAGCTGACCAAGCCGGACCTGGTCATCGCGGCCGGCTTCAGCTACAACATCGTCACCGCGCACAACGCCTGCCTGCAGCTGGAGGTGACGGTGCACGGCAAGTCGGGCCATGGCGCGATGCCGGAGACGGGGCATGACGCCTTGCAGGCCGCCACGCGCATCCTGAACGCGATCTACAACGAGCTGCCGGAACTGAAGAAGATCAAGTCGAAGGTGGCGGGCATCGATTCGCCGACCATGCTGGTGGGCCGCATCGACGGCGGAACCAACACCAACGTGGTGCCGGGAAAAGTGGTGCTGAAGCTGGACCGCCGCATGATTCCGGACGAGGACCCGGTCGAAGTCGAGGCGCATGTGCGCGCGCTGATCGAGAACGCGGTGGCCGGCCAGCCTGGCATTCGCGTCGAGATCAAGCGCCTGCTGCTGTCGCACGCGCTGCGCCCGCTGCCGGGATCGGACAAGCTGGTGGCGAGTTTGCAGAAGAATGGCCGCGAGGTGATCGGCGAGGAGATTACCGCGCAGGGCACGCCGCTGTATGCGGACGCGCGCCTGTATGGCGAGCACGGGATTCCGGCGGTGCTGTATGGCGCCGGCCCGCGCACGGTGCCGGAGTCGAATGCGAAGAAGGCCGACGAGCGGCTGGCGCTGGAGGACTTGCGCAAGGCGACCAAGGTGGTGGCGTTGACGCTGCTGGATTTTTTGGCGGCGTAA
- a CDS encoding S9 family peptidase has protein sequence MRFSVLSLLAAASIALPVSAATPVTLDQAMANPDWIGTPVEAAWWSWDGKHVFYKQKRAGSPLRDTFEAAAGKARLVGDAELANLDSAAVVYNREHTRSVLLRNGDLFERDLKTGVLTQITRGSNGLAAPQYSADGRSVQFRVGHEWLSWSRADRIVSPVALVRASKDPAAAPDDDAMRDMQLRLIATLKRQKDERDAGRERAEQERRADPTRAPAPIYLGDKVVIDGSALSPDGRWLLVVTAPKATEKGRIGKMPRYVTESGYEEFDDQRTRVGRNMPAPHTLKLIDLATRQVRDLAFDPLPGIATDPLAAMRAARKLDPLKGNRGVRIDDDGAAMAWSANGAQAAVIVRSIDNKDRWIATVDLAGATLKPAHRTSDVAWINNGNNDFGWLPDNSTLWYQSEESGYAHLYTRAADGKVRALTQGKWEATAINWSSDGTTAYLLCNRKTPGDYEVCAVSAKDGEIHEVTALGGGVERFALSPDQRKLLVHYSSSYMPAQLASVPLHGGAAVALTDTRSADFKAREWIAPQFVAVPSTHGAAPVWAKVYRPAQLEPGKKYPIVMFVHGAGYLQNVSKRYPNYFREQMFHNLLVERGYIVMDMDYRASSGYGRDWRTAIYRQMGYPELEDYVDGVNWMAANLQGDLKNVGIYGGSYGGFMTFMALMRAPDVFKSGAALRPVSDWTTYNHDYTANILNTPDLDPEAYRKSSPIEYADQLRGSLLIAHGMVDDNVFYQDSVRIAQRLIELKKDHWELASYPLERHGFVQPESWYDEYRRIYQLFEKTLKQ, from the coding sequence ATGCGATTTTCCGTACTCTCGCTGCTGGCCGCCGCCAGCATCGCGCTGCCCGTTTCCGCCGCCACTCCCGTAACCCTCGACCAGGCCATGGCCAACCCCGACTGGATCGGCACGCCGGTCGAAGCCGCCTGGTGGAGCTGGGACGGCAAGCACGTGTTCTATAAACAGAAGCGCGCCGGCTCGCCGCTGCGCGACACCTTCGAAGCGGCCGCCGGCAAGGCGCGCCTGGTCGGCGACGCCGAACTGGCGAACCTCGACAGCGCCGCCGTCGTCTATAACCGCGAACACACCCGCAGTGTCCTGCTGCGCAACGGCGACCTGTTCGAGCGCGACCTGAAAACCGGCGTGCTGACCCAGATCACCCGCGGCAGCAACGGCCTGGCGGCGCCGCAGTATTCCGCCGACGGCCGCAGCGTGCAGTTCCGCGTCGGCCACGAGTGGCTCAGCTGGAGCCGCGCGGACCGAATCGTCTCGCCGGTGGCGCTGGTGCGCGCGTCGAAGGATCCCGCCGCCGCGCCGGACGACGACGCGATGCGCGACATGCAGCTGCGCCTGATCGCCACGCTCAAGCGCCAGAAGGACGAGCGCGACGCCGGGCGCGAACGCGCCGAGCAGGAACGCCGCGCCGACCCGACCCGCGCGCCGGCCCCGATCTACCTGGGCGACAAGGTCGTCATCGACGGCAGCGCCCTGTCGCCGGACGGTCGCTGGCTACTGGTGGTAACGGCGCCGAAAGCGACCGAGAAAGGCCGCATCGGCAAGATGCCGCGCTACGTGACCGAATCGGGCTACGAGGAATTCGACGACCAGCGCACCCGCGTGGGCCGCAACATGCCGGCGCCGCACACGCTCAAGCTGATCGACCTGGCCACGCGCCAGGTGCGCGACCTGGCGTTCGACCCGCTGCCCGGCATCGCCACCGATCCGCTGGCGGCGATGCGCGCGGCGCGCAAGCTCGATCCGCTCAAGGGCAACCGCGGCGTGCGCATCGACGACGATGGCGCGGCCATGGCCTGGAGCGCCAACGGCGCGCAGGCCGCGGTGATCGTGCGCTCGATCGACAACAAGGACCGCTGGATCGCGACCGTGGACCTGGCCGGGGCGACGCTCAAGCCGGCGCACCGCACCAGCGACGTCGCGTGGATCAACAACGGCAACAACGACTTCGGCTGGCTGCCCGATAACAGCACGCTGTGGTACCAGTCCGAAGAAAGCGGCTACGCCCACCTGTACACGCGGGCCGCCGACGGCAAGGTGCGCGCGCTCACCCAGGGCAAATGGGAAGCGACGGCGATCAACTGGTCGTCCGACGGCACCACCGCCTACCTGCTGTGCAACCGCAAGACACCGGGCGACTACGAGGTGTGCGCGGTGTCGGCGAAGGATGGCGAAATTCATGAAGTCACCGCGCTGGGCGGCGGCGTCGAGCGATTCGCATTGTCGCCCGACCAGCGCAAGCTGCTGGTCCACTATTCGTCGAGCTACATGCCGGCGCAGCTGGCCAGCGTGCCGCTGCATGGCGGCGCGGCGGTGGCGCTGACCGACACCCGCAGCGCCGACTTCAAAGCGCGCGAATGGATCGCGCCGCAATTCGTCGCGGTGCCGTCGACGCACGGCGCGGCGCCGGTATGGGCCAAGGTGTACCGGCCGGCGCAGCTCGAGCCGGGCAAGAAGTATCCGATCGTGATGTTCGTGCACGGCGCCGGCTACCTGCAGAACGTCAGCAAGCGCTATCCGAACTACTTCCGCGAGCAGATGTTCCACAACCTCCTGGTCGAACGCGGCTACATCGTGATGGACATGGACTACCGCGCGTCCAGCGGCTACGGGCGCGACTGGCGCACCGCGATCTATCGCCAGATGGGCTATCCGGAGCTGGAAGACTACGTCGACGGCGTGAACTGGATGGCCGCCAACCTGCAGGGCGACCTGAAGAACGTCGGCATCTACGGCGGCAGCTACGGCGGCTTCATGACCTTCATGGCACTGATGCGCGCGCCGGACGTTTTCAAGTCGGGCGCCGCGCTGCGGCCGGTGTCGGACTGGACGACCTATAACCACGACTACACGGCCAACATTCTCAACACGCCGGACCTCGATCCGGAAGCATATCGCAAGTCCTCGCCGATCGAATACGCCGACCAACTGCGCGGCAGCCTGCTGATCGCGCACGGCATGGTCGACGACAACGTGTTCTACCAGGACTCGGTGCGCATCGCGCAGCGCCTGATCGAACTGAAGAAGGATCACTGGGAGCTGGCCAGCTATCCGCTCGAGCGGCACGGCTTCGTGCAGCCGGAGAGCTGGTATGACGAATACCGCCGCATTTACCAGCTGTTCGAGAAAACGCTGAAGCAGTAA
- a CDS encoding TonB-dependent siderophore receptor, translated as MSISGAVLMMPFAAGAQAVATPAGAQVKDMGEVIVYGKKIESNPNAENGVAYKARTSGDSRHTRPLAETPQTIAVVTKAAIDDSGMTDLKQVLGAQPGITLGTGENGNAFGDRYIIRGQEARSDVFVDGLRDPGMSTRESFAIEQLEISKGPNSSFAGRGTAGGAINAITKQATLDKDFTRVSAAVGSDSHKRVSTDINKGFGDHFALRANALYGDEGVPDRAPSDRGREGVAVSGLWERDRDLSVTLDYYGLRTKDHMPDLGAYLVGAVPNRVPATNVPVYAQTNDFLKSNVDTVTARINWKLAPSLRLTSLTRYGKSENSYNTTGANSATRFNGATGDQYTTVALDNGHSGWQDIDYFAHQSNLRWDVLAGGLKHEFIVGAEYTDHKVVSGNYAFTNTTPFNCKTTAGVGANNGFCWTDSKGNPATSDLTTFAGRSATRLGQNQDWRVKTIALTAMDTVDLTDKFTAFGGLRVDHFDLDLVRSNNLTNVTTGDYGYKDTLVNGHLGLSYKVTPKGIVYGSVASAQDINGGEADAGTASGYGGAVLYQNQIAGAKPETSINLELGTKWNLFGDKLLATGALFQTTKKDVMEGANYDTVGTFNTGKNRVRGAEFSLTGDITEKLTAQIGASFMKSKVLGSAVAANIGNPLSNFAERTASAQLKYQLTNAFSFGATVRHESDRCGGQPDTGAQFANGVCMQPVPSFTVADVFAAYRFNKKLDLRVNVLNAGNKDYYTAVYRSGAFLYKGDARAVRLTLNYEI; from the coding sequence ATGAGCATTTCCGGCGCGGTGCTGATGATGCCGTTCGCCGCGGGCGCGCAGGCCGTGGCCACCCCGGCCGGCGCACAAGTGAAGGACATGGGCGAAGTGATCGTGTACGGCAAGAAGATCGAGTCGAACCCGAACGCAGAAAACGGCGTGGCGTACAAGGCGAGAACCTCGGGCGATTCGCGCCACACGCGTCCGCTGGCCGAAACCCCGCAAACGATCGCGGTCGTCACCAAGGCGGCGATCGACGATTCCGGCATGACCGACCTGAAGCAGGTGCTGGGCGCCCAGCCGGGCATCACCCTGGGCACCGGCGAGAACGGAAATGCCTTCGGCGACCGCTACATCATCCGCGGCCAGGAAGCGCGCAGCGACGTGTTCGTGGACGGCCTGCGCGACCCGGGCATGAGCACCCGCGAGAGCTTCGCGATCGAACAGCTGGAAATATCCAAGGGTCCGAACTCGAGCTTCGCCGGCCGCGGCACGGCCGGCGGCGCGATCAACGCGATCACCAAGCAGGCCACGCTGGACAAGGATTTCACGCGCGTGTCGGCGGCGGTGGGCAGCGACAGCCACAAGCGCGTCAGCACCGACATCAACAAGGGCTTCGGCGACCACTTCGCGCTGCGCGCCAATGCGCTGTACGGCGACGAAGGCGTGCCGGACCGCGCGCCGTCGGACCGCGGCCGCGAGGGCGTGGCCGTGTCGGGCCTGTGGGAACGCGACCGCGACCTGTCGGTCACGCTCGACTACTACGGCCTGCGCACCAAGGACCACATGCCCGACCTCGGTGCCTACCTGGTCGGCGCCGTGCCGAACCGCGTGCCGGCCACCAACGTGCCGGTGTACGCCCAGACCAACGACTTCCTGAAATCGAATGTCGATACCGTCACCGCGCGTATCAACTGGAAGCTGGCGCCGAGCCTGCGCCTGACCAGCCTGACCCGCTACGGCAAATCGGAAAACAGCTACAACACCACCGGCGCCAACAGCGCGACCCGTTTCAACGGCGCGACCGGCGATCAGTACACCACCGTGGCGCTGGACAACGGCCATAGCGGCTGGCAGGACATCGACTACTTCGCTCACCAGAGCAACCTGCGCTGGGACGTGCTGGCGGGCGGCCTGAAGCACGAGTTCATCGTCGGCGCCGAATATACCGACCACAAGGTCGTCTCCGGCAACTACGCGTTCACCAACACCACGCCATTCAACTGCAAGACCACCGCGGGCGTCGGCGCCAACAACGGCTTCTGCTGGACCGACAGCAAGGGCAATCCGGCTACCAGCGACCTGACCACCTTCGCCGGCCGCAGCGCGACCCGGCTGGGCCAGAACCAGGACTGGCGCGTCAAGACCATCGCGCTGACCGCGATGGACACGGTGGACCTGACGGACAAGTTCACCGCGTTCGGCGGCCTGCGCGTCGACCACTTCGACCTGGACCTGGTCCGCTCCAACAACCTGACCAATGTCACCACCGGCGACTACGGCTACAAGGACACGCTGGTCAACGGCCACCTGGGCCTGAGCTACAAGGTGACGCCGAAGGGCATCGTCTACGGCAGCGTGGCGAGCGCCCAGGACATCAACGGCGGCGAGGCCGACGCGGGCACCGCCAGCGGCTACGGCGGCGCGGTGCTGTACCAGAACCAGATCGCCGGCGCCAAGCCGGAGACCTCGATCAACCTCGAGCTGGGCACCAAGTGGAACCTGTTCGGCGACAAGCTGCTGGCCACCGGGGCGCTGTTCCAGACCACCAAGAAGGACGTGATGGAAGGCGCCAACTACGACACCGTCGGCACCTTCAACACCGGCAAGAACCGCGTGCGCGGCGCAGAGTTCAGCCTGACCGGCGACATCACCGAGAAGCTGACGGCGCAGATCGGCGCGTCGTTCATGAAGTCGAAGGTGCTTGGCTCGGCCGTCGCCGCCAACATCGGCAACCCGCTCAGCAACTTCGCCGAGCGCACCGCTTCGGCGCAGCTGAAGTACCAGCTGACCAACGCCTTCTCGTTCGGCGCCACGGTGCGCCACGAGAGCGACCGTTGCGGCGGCCAGCCCGACACCGGCGCGCAGTTCGCCAACGGTGTGTGCATGCAGCCAGTGCCGTCGTTCACCGTGGCCGACGTGTTCGCCGCCTACCGCTTCAACAAGAAGCTCGACCTGCGCGTGAACGTGCTCAACGCCGGCAACAAGGACTACTACACCGCGGTGTACCGTTCCGGCGCCTTCCTGTACAAGGGCGATGCGCGCGCGGTGCGCCTGACCCTTAACTACGAAATCTGA
- a CDS encoding alpha-hydroxy acid oxidase, translating into MTTSAPAHAPLGSIPPDLRCAADYELLAPRFMALPSHEYVAGGCGRDVTVAANLAAFAQWTVYPRLLRDVSAGHTRLSIAGVPFDHPVLLAPVAFQKLAHPHGEIETARAANAMQACMVGSTLSSCTLEQVAAAAGPQRWFQLYFQPRREDTRALLERAAAAGYQAIVVTLDAAIQTAGARALKAGFRMPPDCAPVNLLGQQGPAAIELDPEDSRIFQGAMRNAPTWADLSWLMAQTALPVWVKGVLHPDDAVALRDAGVAGIVVSNHGGRSLDGAPASLDALPAIRAALGAGYPVLFDSGIRSGTDIFKALALGADAVMIGRLQIYALAVAGALGVAHMIRLLREELEVCMALAGCATLDQIGPENLMRRPC; encoded by the coding sequence ATGACAACGTCCGCTCCCGCGCACGCGCCACTCGGCTCGATTCCCCCGGACCTTCGCTGTGCCGCGGATTACGAATTGCTGGCGCCGCGCTTCATGGCGCTGCCCAGCCACGAATACGTCGCCGGCGGTTGCGGGCGCGACGTGACGGTGGCCGCCAACCTCGCGGCGTTTGCGCAGTGGACGGTGTATCCGCGCCTGTTGCGCGACGTGTCGGCGGGCCACACGCGCCTGTCCATCGCCGGCGTTCCCTTCGACCATCCGGTGCTGCTGGCGCCAGTCGCCTTCCAGAAGCTGGCCCATCCCCACGGCGAAATCGAGACGGCGCGCGCGGCCAACGCCATGCAGGCGTGCATGGTCGGCAGCACGCTGTCGTCATGCACGCTCGAGCAGGTCGCCGCGGCCGCCGGACCGCAGCGCTGGTTCCAGCTGTATTTTCAGCCGCGCCGCGAGGACACGCGGGCCTTGCTCGAGCGCGCCGCGGCAGCCGGTTACCAGGCCATCGTCGTGACGCTCGACGCCGCCATCCAGACCGCCGGCGCGCGCGCGCTGAAGGCAGGCTTCCGCATGCCGCCCGATTGCGCGCCGGTCAACCTGCTCGGCCAGCAAGGCCCGGCCGCGATCGAACTCGACCCGGAAGACAGCCGCATCTTCCAGGGCGCCATGCGCAATGCGCCGACCTGGGCTGATCTTTCGTGGCTGATGGCGCAGACCGCGCTGCCGGTGTGGGTGAAAGGCGTGCTGCATCCGGACGACGCGGTAGCGCTGCGCGACGCGGGCGTGGCCGGCATCGTAGTGTCGAATCACGGCGGGCGCAGTCTCGACGGCGCGCCGGCGAGCCTCGACGCGCTGCCGGCCATCCGGGCCGCATTGGGCGCCGGCTATCCGGTGCTGTTCGACAGCGGCATCCGCTCCGGCACGGACATTTTCAAGGCGCTGGCGCTGGGCGCCGATGCGGTGATGATCGGCCGGCTGCAGATTTATGCGCTGGCCGTGGCGGGCGCGCTCGGCGTGGCTCACATGATACGCCTGCTGCGCGAAGAACTCGAAGTGTGCATGGCGCTGGCCGGCTGCGCGACGCTCGACCAGATTGGCCCGGAAAATTTAATGAGGCGACCATGCTGA
- a CDS encoding Fe2+-dependent dioxygenase: MLTTIEQVLDKDEVRQFRGYLDRAEWQDGAGTGGTLARQVKRNRQLDDASEVAVSLGNHILRALGRNPLFISAALPRKIYPPKFNRYEGGETYGTHVDSAVMQMPGSHLSLRTDLSATLFLSEPEEYDGGELQIETEFGVQAIRLRAGDMVLYPSSSLHRVTPVTRGARVASFFWIESLVGDDGERALLFDLDQAVQQLTPVLPADDARLLKMTNVYHNLLRRWAVT, from the coding sequence ATGCTGACCACCATCGAACAAGTGCTGGACAAGGACGAAGTGCGCCAGTTCCGCGGCTACCTGGACCGGGCCGAGTGGCAGGACGGCGCCGGCACCGGCGGCACGCTGGCGCGCCAGGTCAAGCGCAACCGGCAGCTCGACGACGCATCGGAAGTCGCGGTCAGCTTGGGCAACCACATCCTGCGCGCGCTGGGCCGCAATCCTCTGTTCATCTCCGCCGCGCTGCCGCGCAAGATCTACCCGCCGAAATTCAACCGCTACGAAGGCGGCGAGACCTACGGCACCCATGTCGACAGCGCCGTGATGCAGATGCCCGGCAGTCATCTCAGCCTGCGCACGGACCTGTCGGCGACGCTGTTCCTGTCGGAGCCGGAGGAATACGACGGCGGCGAACTGCAGATCGAAACCGAGTTTGGCGTCCAGGCGATCAGGCTGCGGGCCGGCGACATGGTTCTGTATCCGTCGTCCAGCCTGCACCGGGTCACGCCGGTCACGCGCGGCGCCCGGGTGGCGTCGTTCTTCTGGATCGAAAGCCTGGTCGGCGACGATGGCGAGCGCGCGCTGCTGTTCGATCTGGACCAGGCGGTCCAGCAACTGACGCCGGTGCTGCCGGCTGACGACGCGCGCCTGCTCAAGATGACCAACGTTTACCATAACCTGCTGCGCCGCTGGGCAGTTACTTGA
- a CDS encoding PepSY domain-containing protein yields MKPTIAKLILPLLLTLAGGAASAHGDVKCTDRPKEEWKPHTELEQKLIKEGWQIRRMEMTKSCYEVYAKDPQGKRIEAFFNPVTLERVEEK; encoded by the coding sequence ATGAAACCGACCATTGCAAAATTGATTCTTCCGCTGCTGCTGACGCTTGCCGGCGGCGCCGCTTCCGCCCATGGCGACGTGAAATGCACCGACCGTCCGAAAGAGGAATGGAAACCGCATACGGAGCTGGAGCAGAAACTGATCAAGGAAGGCTGGCAGATCCGCCGCATGGAGATGACCAAGTCGTGCTACGAGGTGTACGCCAAAGACCCGCAGGGCAAGCGCATCGAAGCGTTCTTCAATCCCGTCACCCTGGAACGCGTTGAAGAAAAATAA
- a CDS encoding cytochrome b/b6 domain-containing protein, which translates to MKKNKLRVWDAPVRVLHWMLVLSIAGAWFTSGEIGALHEYVGYAAAAIVAARLAWGFVGNAYARFSQFVRPAAPTIGYLRGVLRGAAPRYLGHNPLGGWMVVALLACVGLVALSGSAATTDLLWGYAWPVRVHKALAWTLVGLIALHVGGVVFTSWQHRENLVAAMITGDKDEQT; encoded by the coding sequence TTGAAGAAAAATAAGCTGCGCGTGTGGGACGCGCCGGTGCGCGTGCTGCACTGGATGCTGGTGCTGTCGATTGCCGGCGCCTGGTTCACCAGCGGCGAGATCGGCGCTCTTCACGAATATGTCGGGTACGCCGCGGCTGCGATTGTCGCCGCGCGGCTGGCGTGGGGATTCGTCGGAAACGCGTATGCGCGCTTCAGCCAGTTCGTGCGGCCTGCCGCTCCGACGATCGGCTATCTGCGGGGCGTGCTGAGAGGCGCCGCGCCGCGCTACCTTGGCCACAATCCGCTGGGCGGCTGGATGGTTGTCGCGCTGCTTGCCTGCGTCGGACTGGTCGCACTTAGCGGCTCGGCCGCGACTACCGATCTGTTATGGGGCTATGCGTGGCCGGTGCGAGTGCACAAGGCGCTTGCGTGGACGCTGGTCGGGTTGATCGCGCTGCACGTGGGTGGCGTGGTGTTCACCAGTTGGCAGCATCGCGAAAACCTGGTCGCCGCGATGATCACCGGCGACAAGGATGAACAGACTTGA
- a CDS encoding IS481 family transposase — translation MPWMECSQMSSRLEFVRLAQAHDANISALCTAFGISRKTGYKWLQRHELGGVDGLANRSRRPSNSPGRSSRDVEATIVDLHRAYPCWGARKLKALLPDGFPDLHHSTIDSILRRNGCELVPLTNPGKLALSRFEHEAPNLLWQMDFKGHFPLTDAAARRCHPLTVLDDHSRFNICLIACSAESGEQVQTALIQAFRKYGLPQRITCDNGPPWGTAGRGTVSALEAWMIRLGVRVGHSTPYHPQTQGKDERFHRTLKRELLERYGFNSIELCQASFDRWRDEYNLIRPHQALGQCPPVSRYSVSGRAYPESLPTIEYEPEDEVRMVRRTGRIKYNSDEHFIGEGLKGQPVAVRQSAIDGVMDVFYCSQKIRTLDLRKTA, via the coding sequence ATGCCTTGGATGGAGTGTTCTCAGATGTCCTCACGGCTTGAATTTGTGCGGTTGGCCCAAGCTCACGACGCCAATATCTCAGCGCTTTGTACGGCGTTCGGCATAAGCAGGAAGACTGGCTACAAATGGCTGCAGCGCCATGAATTAGGCGGCGTCGATGGTTTGGCAAACCGTTCACGCCGTCCTTCCAACTCGCCAGGGCGAAGCAGCAGAGATGTTGAAGCGACGATCGTCGACCTGCATCGTGCGTATCCTTGCTGGGGGGCGCGTAAACTGAAGGCGCTTCTGCCAGACGGGTTTCCCGACCTTCACCACTCCACGATTGATTCCATCCTTCGGCGCAATGGCTGCGAGTTGGTCCCTTTGACCAACCCTGGCAAGCTTGCGTTGAGCAGGTTTGAACACGAAGCGCCGAACCTGCTTTGGCAAATGGACTTCAAAGGTCATTTCCCGCTCACTGACGCTGCTGCCAGACGCTGTCACCCGTTGACCGTTCTCGACGACCATTCGCGCTTTAATATCTGCCTGATCGCCTGTTCCGCAGAGTCTGGCGAGCAGGTACAGACTGCCTTGATCCAGGCATTCAGGAAGTATGGCTTACCTCAGCGGATCACCTGCGATAACGGTCCGCCGTGGGGAACTGCCGGACGCGGGACTGTGTCGGCCCTGGAGGCGTGGATGATACGACTCGGTGTTCGCGTCGGCCACAGCACGCCATACCATCCGCAAACGCAAGGCAAGGACGAGCGGTTTCACCGCACCTTAAAGCGCGAATTGTTGGAGCGCTACGGGTTCAACTCGATTGAGCTTTGCCAAGCCAGTTTTGATCGCTGGCGCGACGAGTACAACCTTATTCGGCCCCACCAAGCCTTAGGGCAATGTCCCCCCGTTTCCCGGTATTCGGTCAGCGGCCGCGCCTATCCGGAGTCATTGCCCACGATTGAGTACGAACCCGAAGACGAGGTGCGCATGGTGCGGCGCACCGGCCGGATCAAATACAACAGCGACGAACACTTTATCGGCGAGGGATTGAAAGGACAGCCCGTGGCGGTGCGTCAGTCCGCTATTGATGGAGTCATGGACGTCTTCTACTGCAGCCAGAAAATTCGCACGCTCGACCTTCGAAAAACCGCCTAA